A genomic stretch from Theobroma cacao cultivar B97-61/B2 chromosome 4, Criollo_cocoa_genome_V2, whole genome shotgun sequence includes:
- the LOC18603173 gene encoding enoyl-CoA delta isomerase 2, peroxisomal: MAMCSLEKRGNLFILTLITDQDVEHRLNPNLFTSIISALSKAKAQSTRGSALVTVSHGKFFSNGLDLAWVKAAGSNQEAQQRFDQLLHCLNQLVLAFISLPMPTIAAVNGHAAAAGVVLALSHDYVLMRRDRGVLYMSDLDLGIKIPEPFMALFRAKLSPGSTRRDLLLRGLKIKGEEAVKMGIVDAVHDGEEGVSEAAMKMADGLVKRNWDAQVYVEIRKGLYPELCGMLGLATEVIATPRL; this comes from the coding sequence ATGGCAATGTGCTCGCTAGAGAAACGTGGCAACCTTTTTATCCTGACCCTGATAACTGACCAGGACGTCGAGCACCGGCTCAACCCCAACCTCTTCACATCAATCATCTCAGCTCTTTCAAAAGCCAAGGCTCAGTCAACGCGTGGTTCAGCTCTTGTCACTGTGTCGCATGGCAAGTTCTTCTCCAATGGCTTAGACCTTGCTTGGGTCAAAGCCGCTGGCTCCAACCAAGAAGCCCAACAACGCTTCGACCAGTTGCTCCACTGCCTCAACCAGCTTGTCCTAGCCTTCATCTCCCTCCCTATGCCCACTATTGCCGCCGTCAATGGCCACGCAGCTGCAGCAGGCGTGGTGCTCGCCCTCAGCCATGACTACGTCCTCATGAGGCGTGATAGAGGTGTGCTTTACATGAGCGATTTGGATCTAGGAATTAAGATTCCTGAGCCTTTCATGGCTTTGTTCAGGGCCAAACTAAGCCCGGGTTCGACTCGGCGGGATTTGCTGCTGCGTGGGCTGAAGATAAAGGGAGAGGAGGCTGTGAAAATGGGGATTGTGGATGCGGTGCATGATGGTGAGGAAGGGGTGAGCGAGGCCGCGATGAAGATGGCAGATGGGTTAGTCAAAAGAAATTGGGACGCTCAAGTTTATGTGGAAATTAGGAAAGGGTTGTATCCTGAGCTTTGTGGCATGCTGGGATTGGCTACCGAAGTTATTGCAACTCCAAGGCTTTGA
- the LOC18603174 gene encoding enoyl-CoA delta isomerase 2, peroxisomal produces MCTLEKRGNLFLLTLTGDDQHRLNPTLITSLLSALSQAKAQSTRGCALITVAQGRFFSNGFDLAWAQSAGSKQGAQERLLHLVESFKPVVAALLNLPMPTVAAVTGHATAAGFALALSHDYAVMRRDRGVLYMAEVDIGLSAPDYFMALFKEKMGAASARRDLLLRGLKMKGDEAEKRGIVEAAYDSDDEVREASVRMGEDLAKRKWDGEVYAEIRKGLYPELSAMLGLATKVFASPRL; encoded by the coding sequence ATGTGTACGTTGGAGAAACGCGGCAACCTCTTCTTGTTAACCTTGACCGGCGATGATCAGCACCGCCTCAATCCCACTCTCATCACCTCCCTTCTCTCCGCTCTTTCCCAGGCAAAGGCCCAATCCACTCGTGGGTGCGCCCTTATCACCGTAGCCCAAGGCAGATTCTTCTCCAATGGCTTCGACCTAGCCTGGGCACAATCCGCCGGATCCAAACAAGGAGCCCAAGAAAGGTTACTCCACTTGGTCGAATCGTTCAAACCTGTCGTTGCGGCTCTGCTTAACCTCCCTATGCCCACCGTTGCCGCCGTCACCGGCCACGCCACCGCCGCCGGATTCGCCCTCGCTTTATCTCACGATTACGCCGTCATGAGGCGAGATCGAGGGGTTCTTTACATGGCCGAGGTGGACATAGGGCTATCAGCTCCCGATTATTTCATGGCCTTGTTTAAGGAAAAGATGGGCGCGGCTTCTGCTCGGCGCGACTTGTTGCTGCGGGGGCTGAAGATGAAGGGGGACGAGGCTGAGAAGAGGGGGATCGTGGAGGCGGCGTACGATAGCGATGATGAAGTCAGGGAGGCTAGCGTGCGCATGGGGGAGGATTTGGCGAAGAGAAAGTGGGACGGTGAGGTGTATGCGGAGATCAGGAAAGGGTTGTATCCGGAGCTATCAGCCATGCTGGGATTGGCCACCAAAGTGTTTGCTTCTCCGAGGCTTTGA